A DNA window from Pseudomonadota bacterium contains the following coding sequences:
- a CDS encoding carboxypeptidase regulatory-like domain-containing protein, whose translation MKKIHFVLIFVSVLLLFCTNAMAHKVNLFAYAEGGKVFTESYFPDGRPVEKGKVLVFDSQNKKLLEGITDEKGLFSFTIPKMDDLNIVIEASMGHKNNYKLKKAEVEAGK comes from the coding sequence ATGAAAAAAATACATTTTGTTTTAATATTTGTTTCTGTGTTATTGCTTTTTTGCACAAACGCAATGGCTCATAAGGTTAATCTTTTCGCCTATGCGGAAGGAGGGAAGGTTTTCACAGAAAGCTATTTTCCGGATGGCCGCCCGGTTGAAAAGGGCAAAGTATTGGTTTTTGACAGTCAAAACAAAAAGCTTCTTGAGGGCATTACAGATGAAAAGGGGCTGTTTAGCTTTACAATACCTAAAATGGATGATTTAAATATTGTTATTGAGGCATCCATGGGACATAAGAATAATTATAAGTTGAAAAAGGCCGAAGTGGAGGCAGGAAAATGA
- a CDS encoding DUF4198 domain-containing protein gives MRTKYLFYLLISMVSAAIIFTCVPASAHFGTVIPSDDIISKDDSKTINIQIKFIHPMEMHYMEMVKPKQFGVIHDGKKYDLLGTLKQAKGKSPDQTENFSFWTSEYKIRRPGDYTFFVEPTPYWEPAEDLFIIHYTKVCVNALGKEEGWNEPVGLETEIIPLTRPYGLWTGNLFTGQVLLKGKPVPFAEVEVEYLNESPGNKNIVIAPSDPYVTQVVKADSNGVFTYAMPRAGWWGFAALNEADWKLKYEGKEKGIEIGAVIWVHTIDMK, from the coding sequence ATGCGTACAAAATATTTATTTTACTTATTAATATCTATGGTTTCAGCGGCTATTATATTTACTTGTGTTCCTGCATCGGCTCATTTCGGAACTGTAATACCATCAGATGACATCATCTCAAAAGATGATAGCAAAACCATAAATATTCAAATTAAATTTATTCATCCAATGGAAATGCACTATATGGAAATGGTCAAGCCCAAACAGTTCGGTGTAATCCATGACGGCAAAAAATATGATTTGCTTGGTACTCTTAAGCAAGCCAAAGGCAAAAGTCCTGATCAAACCGAAAATTTTAGTTTCTGGACATCCGAATATAAAATCCGCAGACCCGGAGACTACACCTTCTTTGTAGAGCCCACCCCCTACTGGGAACCGGCGGAAGATCTTTTTATCATTCATTACACCAAAGTATGTGTTAATGCATTAGGTAAAGAAGAAGGATGGAATGAACCTGTTGGACTGGAAACTGAAATCATCCCGCTTACAAGGCCATACGGCCTGTGGACCGGAAATTTGTTTACCGGCCAGGTATTGCTTAAAGGAAAACCTGTACCATTTGCCGAAGTGGAGGTAGAATATCTGAATGAATCTCCCGGAAATAAAAACATTGTTATCGCGCCATCGGACCCTTATGTAACCCAGGTTGTAAAAGCTGATAGCAACGGCGTTTTTACTTATGCTATGCCCAGAGCTGGTTGGTGGGGTTTTGCAGCTTTAAATGAAGCCGACTGGAAGCTCAAATATGAAGGCAAGGAAAAAGGGATTGAAATTGGAGCTGTTATCTGGGTACATACCATAGATATGAAATGA
- a CDS encoding carbohydrate porin — MTQIKQRLAELEKITETNKSNESAEIGRISDKIALNGIIAGAYQYESAKDRPGAKDFGRGAVPIQLELSIKPTKNDDVFLKFGFGAGNGLNTDDHSFALAPWAASLEDDVRDINGRNRDYLLAAWYKHTFDFGKDHTLGITGGIIDATDYLDDNKYANDEYTQFMNEALTNGPNTFLPSYDIGGAMEWEMEKLSLRGVIMQLGENDEGKAYQFYGAQIGYTIDTPLGEGNYRVMFDTTSDDFSDPDGSDTEALKCFIISFDQELGDILGAWIRFGWSDDKAIVHFQDLYSGGINISGKLWNREQDNAGIGCAYLKGGNQEIETSKVAEAYLRIGLNEVFSTTLDLQYLKDNHKIGADDVKGWISGIRMTAEF, encoded by the coding sequence ATGACCCAGATAAAGCAAAGGCTGGCTGAACTTGAAAAGATTACGGAAACCAACAAATCAAATGAATCGGCAGAAATTGGCAGAATCAGTGATAAGATCGCACTAAACGGCATAATAGCAGGCGCTTACCAGTATGAAAGTGCTAAAGACAGGCCGGGCGCCAAAGATTTTGGCCGCGGGGCTGTTCCCATTCAACTGGAGCTATCCATAAAACCCACAAAGAATGACGATGTTTTCTTAAAATTCGGGTTCGGTGCAGGAAACGGACTTAATACAGATGATCATTCTTTTGCTCTGGCACCATGGGCTGCATCTCTGGAAGATGATGTAAGGGATATAAACGGACGCAACCGTGATTATCTGCTTGCTGCATGGTACAAACATACATTTGACTTTGGCAAAGATCACACTCTTGGTATCACCGGAGGTATAATAGATGCCACGGATTATCTGGATGATAACAAATATGCCAACGATGAATACACCCAGTTCATGAATGAGGCACTGACAAACGGGCCAAACACATTTCTACCCTCATATGATATCGGCGGTGCTATGGAATGGGAGATGGAAAAGCTTTCCTTAAGGGGTGTGATCATGCAGTTAGGTGAAAACGACGAGGGTAAAGCGTATCAATTTTACGGCGCACAAATCGGATATACTATCGATACGCCCTTAGGCGAAGGAAACTACCGTGTTATGTTCGATACAACCAGTGACGATTTCAGCGATCCGGACGGAAGTGATACGGAAGCATTAAAGTGCTTTATCATCTCATTCGACCAGGAGTTAGGTGATATTCTGGGCGCATGGATCAGATTCGGATGGAGCGATGATAAAGCTATCGTACATTTTCAGGATCTGTATTCAGGAGGAATTAATATCAGCGGCAAATTATGGAACCGCGAACAGGACAATGCCGGTATCGGCTGCGCCTATTTAAAAGGCGGTAATCAGGAAATTGAAACCTCCAAGGTAGCCGAAGCTTACTTACGGATAGGCCTTAACGAGGTATTTTCAACAACTCTCGATCTTCAGTATTTAAAAGATAACCATAAAATCGGCGCCGATGATGTTAAAGGCTGGATCAGCGGCATAAGGATGACAGCAGAATTTTAG